A single region of the Novosphingobium sp. genome encodes:
- a CDS encoding phospholipase C, phosphocholine-specific produces the protein MAINRRMFLLGTSSAAVAAAATARPLHRLSARGSIQDIEHVVILMQENRSFDHYFGRLRGVRGFGDPRPVTLPGGRPVWAQRRADRDGGQIAWPFRLDYNSSNARCFTGLDHSWKDSQARWRNWDVWADQKGPLTMAHLTRADLPYYYALADQFTICDAYHCSLQGPTGPNRLFHFTGTSGLSVGQEGEYCVTNGGSDANPGADMARDDDTDGLPWRTYAGRLEEAGVSWRVYQELANYSDNPLGYFKEFRKLDKASSRYRRGRAYVDWVDGVAPEDPEKTQARHLIAAFAKDVAEDRLPQVSWIVPMMQMSEHPDAPVPFGEALIGQLVAALAANPKVWAKTAFILNYDENDGFFDHIPAPMPAIAPHYGAGNVDVRGETWQGEPVGLGPRVPMMVISPWTRGGWVNSQLFDHTSVLRFLEKRFGVGEPNISPWRRAICGDLTSIFDFDVPLEARRDTRWLQALPSVAGYIAETEQLCKAAPPPAIATAKTVPAQEPGTRPARALPYRFAVEPVWSDAGLTLGFVNDGPVGIVFGVQDEIAFPGWRYVTVAAGSRLKEDWPLRADQPHALVVRGPNGFQREFRGSGVERIAVQVLWREDGSGGTLHLASRGAAAVSITMHCAHGGTRDHFTLSGTMQRAIPLADHRWYDLLLTSADGTSLRLAGHVETGRPGISEPAPAFPHPV, from the coding sequence GTGGCGATCAATCGCAGGATGTTTCTTCTCGGCACGTCGAGCGCGGCGGTCGCGGCGGCGGCCACGGCCCGCCCGCTGCATCGCCTGAGCGCGCGCGGCTCGATCCAGGACATCGAGCATGTCGTGATCCTGATGCAGGAAAACCGCTCCTTCGATCACTATTTCGGCAGGCTGCGCGGCGTGCGCGGTTTTGGCGATCCGCGTCCGGTCACCCTGCCGGGCGGCAGGCCGGTCTGGGCGCAGCGCCGCGCCGACCGCGATGGCGGGCAGATCGCCTGGCCCTTCCGGCTCGACTATAACAGCAGCAATGCGCGCTGCTTCACCGGCCTCGACCATAGCTGGAAGGACAGTCAGGCGCGCTGGCGCAACTGGGACGTCTGGGCCGATCAGAAGGGGCCGCTGACGATGGCGCATCTCACCCGCGCCGATCTGCCCTATTATTACGCGCTGGCCGACCAGTTCACGATCTGCGACGCCTATCACTGCTCGCTGCAGGGGCCGACGGGGCCGAACCGCCTCTTCCATTTCACCGGCACCAGCGGGCTGAGCGTCGGGCAAGAGGGCGAATATTGCGTCACCAATGGCGGCAGCGATGCCAACCCCGGCGCGGATATGGCCAGGGACGACGACACCGATGGCCTGCCCTGGCGCACCTATGCCGGGCGGCTGGAGGAGGCGGGTGTGTCATGGCGGGTCTATCAGGAGCTGGCCAATTATTCCGACAATCCGCTGGGCTATTTCAAGGAGTTCCGCAAACTCGACAAGGCGTCCTCGCGCTACAGGCGCGGGCGGGCCTATGTCGACTGGGTCGACGGCGTCGCGCCAGAAGACCCGGAAAAGACCCAGGCCCGCCATCTGATCGCCGCCTTCGCGAAAGATGTGGCGGAGGATCGCCTGCCGCAGGTCTCGTGGATCGTGCCGATGATGCAGATGAGCGAGCATCCCGATGCCCCGGTGCCCTTTGGCGAGGCGCTGATCGGCCAGCTTGTCGCCGCGCTGGCGGCCAATCCCAAGGTCTGGGCCAAGACGGCCTTTATCCTCAACTATGACGAGAATGACGGCTTTTTCGACCATATTCCCGCGCCCATGCCCGCCATCGCCCCGCATTATGGCGCGGGCAATGTCGATGTGCGCGGCGAGACCTGGCAGGGCGAGCCGGTCGGGCTGGGGCCGCGCGTGCCGATGATGGTGATCTCGCCCTGGACGCGGGGTGGCTGGGTGAACTCGCAGCTTTTCGACCATACGTCGGTGCTGCGGTTTCTGGAAAAGCGCTTCGGTGTGGGCGAGCCCAACATCTCGCCATGGCGGCGCGCGATCTGCGGCGATCTGACCTCGATCTTCGATTTCGATGTGCCGCTTGAGGCGCGGCGCGACACGCGCTGGCTGCAGGCGCTGCCCTCCGTGGCGGGCTACATCGCCGAGACCGAGCAGCTCTGCAAGGCCGCCCCGCCGCCGGCCATCGCGACCGCCAAGACCGTGCCAGCACAGGAGCCCGGCACCCGCCCGGCGCGCGCTTTGCCCTATCGCTTTGCCGTCGAGCCGGTCTGGAGCGATGCCGGTCTGACGCTGGGTTTCGTCAATGATGGCCCCGTGGGCATCGTCTTTGGCGTGCAGGATGAGATTGCCTTCCCCGGCTGGCGCTATGTCACCGTGGCGGCAGGATCGCGCCTGAAGGAAGACTGGCCGCTGCGCGCCGATCAGCCCCATGCCCTTGTGGTACGCGGCCCCAATGGTTTTCAGCGCGAATTTCGCGGCTCCGGCGTGGAGCGGATCGCCGTGCAGGTCCTCTGGCGTGAGGATGGCAGCGGCGGCACGCTGCATCTCGCCAGTCGCGGCGCTGCGGCGGTGAGCATCACGATGCATTGCGCTCATGGCGGCACGCGCGACCACT